A genome region from Natronosalvus rutilus includes the following:
- a CDS encoding carbohydrate ABC transporter permease — translation MQEWISDNSALLLVLPGLFFFSLFMFFPLLFTIYLSFTDAEPATVFQDGPGGLTGFFGLRGVENFVGLENYVAVLSDPAFWNSLGITWLFVAVSVTLKVAFGLFLAMLVTSDRVRGKRYLRSIIIIPWALPPIFTITIWKGVFSSARFGLANQAVMALGYGTQSWFNDRWLAFGTYLLTEMWLAYPFMVIITVSALQAVPDDLLDAAKVDGAGFVHRFLNVTVPSIKRPVMFAAILTAAASFTQFLIPYVFNRGGPGRANELIILYGYREAFTFDAYGAGAAIMMTAVVFIGIFMLAAVWKGQLAEGVN, via the coding sequence ATGCAGGAGTGGATCAGTGACAACAGCGCGTTGCTCCTGGTCTTGCCGGGCCTGTTTTTCTTCTCGCTATTCATGTTCTTCCCGCTCCTGTTTACGATCTACCTGTCCTTTACCGACGCCGAACCGGCGACCGTCTTCCAGGACGGACCCGGCGGATTAACCGGCTTCTTCGGCCTGCGTGGGGTGGAGAACTTCGTCGGATTGGAAAATTACGTCGCGGTGCTGTCCGACCCTGCCTTCTGGAACTCCCTCGGCATTACGTGGCTGTTCGTCGCCGTGAGCGTGACGCTCAAAGTGGCGTTCGGACTGTTCCTCGCGATGCTCGTAACGAGCGACCGCGTTCGCGGGAAGCGGTACCTGCGGTCGATCATCATCATCCCGTGGGCGCTCCCGCCGATTTTCACGATTACGATCTGGAAGGGCGTATTCAGTTCGGCCCGGTTCGGACTGGCGAACCAGGCGGTCATGGCACTGGGGTACGGAACCCAGTCGTGGTTCAACGACCGGTGGCTCGCGTTCGGAACCTACCTTCTGACCGAGATGTGGCTGGCGTACCCGTTCATGGTCATCATCACCGTGAGCGCGCTCCAGGCCGTCCCGGACGACTTGCTCGACGCCGCGAAGGTCGACGGCGCCGGCTTCGTTCACCGGTTCCTGAACGTGACCGTGCCGTCGATCAAGCGACCCGTGATGTTCGCGGCAATCTTGACCGCCGCGGCGTCGTTCACACAGTTCCTCATCCCGTACGTGTTCAACCGGGGTGGGCCGGGTCGTGCGAACGAACTCATCATCCTGTACGGCTACCGCGAGGCGTTCACGTTCGACGCCTACGGGGCCGGGGCCGCGATCATGATGACTGCCGTCGTCTTCATTGGCATCTTCATGCTCGCCGCGGTCTGGAAGGGACAGCTGGCGGAGGGGGTGAACTAA